In the Gossypium arboreum isolate Shixiya-1 chromosome 10, ASM2569848v2, whole genome shotgun sequence genome, one interval contains:
- the LOC108488352 gene encoding aquaporin SIP1-1-like, translated as MGIITIAIGDALLTSMWVFSMPLLKIFTSKIVGFLGAQTLPLATLMVSTVLVSILVMIFSFIGNVFGGASFNPAASMTFHVAGLKKNDSILSMAVRFPAQAAGGVAGVKAALGLIPAEYSNTLTGPSLKVDLHTGAVAEGLFTFGRSLALLLIMFKGPKNGWVKQWLVSLATAILVLTGSRFTGAPMNPASAFGWAYVNNRHNSWELYYVYWIGALFGATLGAWVFRFMVSLPLPPPTKQKKA; from the coding sequence ATGGGAATCATAACGATAGCCATTGGAGACGCCTTGTTAACCTCGATGTGGGTATTTTCCATGCCGCTCTTAAAGATTTTCACCTCCAAAATCGTCGGTTTCCTCGGCGCCCAAACTTTGCCTTTGGCGACTCTTATGGTCTCGACGGTCTTAGTCAGTATTTTAGTCATGATTTTCAGCTTTATCGGCAACGTTTTCGGCGGCGCAAGCTTCAATCCCGCGGCTTCTATGACTTTCCACGTTGCGGGTCTCAAGAAAAACGACTCCATCCTCTCCATGGCCGTCAGATTCCCAGCTCAAGCCGCCGGTGGAGTCGCAGGCGTCAAGGCAGCTCTGGGTTTGATTCCCGCGGAATACAGCAACACCCTGACCGGACCTTCCCTGAAAGTGGACTTACACACCGGAGCCGTCGCGGAAGGACTGTTTACATTCGGACGAAGCCTTGCACTGCTGCTGATAATGTTTAAGGGTCCAAAGAACGGGTGGGTTAAGCAATGGTTGGTGTCTTTAGCGACGGCGATTTTGGTTCTAACGGGCTCCAGATTCACGGGAGCTCCCATGAATCCTGCAAGTGCATTTGGATGGGCATATGTTAATAATCGACATAATTCATGGGAACTGTATTATGTTTATTGGATTGGTGCTTTGTTTGGGGCAACTTTGGGAGCTTGGGTTTTCAGATTCATGGTTTCTTTGCCACTTCCACCACCAACCAAGCAGAAAAAAGCTTGA